TGCCGGCTCAAACGCCTGCTGCCTGAAGATCGACTGGACCGACAACCGGCGACCAGCGCCGACGGCCGCTTCGCCCTGGTGGCGGACGTGCGACTGGACAACCGGCCGGAACTGGCGGCGGAGCTGGGGATTTCCGCCGGGCGGCTGGCGGCGATGGCGGATTCGGCGCTGCTGCTGGCGGCCTGGGAGGCGTGGGGCGAGGCCGGTATCAACCGGCTGTATGGTGATTTCGCCTTCGCCGTGTGGGATGGACGCGCCCGCCGGTTATCCCTGGTGCGCGATTTTCCGGGCATGCGGCCGCTATTCCTCCACCAGGGGCGCGGCTGGATCGGCTTCGCGTCGATGGCCAAGGGCCTGCACGCCCTGCCCGACGTGCCGGTGGCGGCCGATCTGGAAACGCTGTGCCACTATCTGCTGGTCATGCCCAGGGCTGGAACCAACAGCTTTTTCACCGGCATTCAGCGGGTCGAGCCCGGCCATATCACGGTCGTCGAGGCGGACGGGGCCGTCCGCTCGACCCCCTGGTGGCGACCGCCGGGGAAGCTGCCCGAACCCGCGGACCCGCGCGAGCTGGTCGAAACATTCCGCGCCACCTTCGACCGCGCGGTGGCAGACCGGCTGCGCGCGGTGGGGCCGGCCGCTTCGACGCTGAGCGCCGGGCTGGACAGTTCGGCCGTGACGGCAACCGCCGCCGAGCTGCTGGCGCCGTCCGGCCGGCGGCTCACCGCCTACACCCATGTGCCGCTTCCCGGCGTCCCGCTGGAGCAGAACCCGGGCCGGTTCGGGGATGAGGGGCCCTTGGCGCGCCTGCTGGCATCGCGTCACCCCAACATCGATCATGTCGAGGTGGACGCGGCCGACCGGCATATCGGCGACGACCTGGACCGCCGCTTCTATTATGCGGAGGCGCCGGCGCTGAACCTTTGCAACACGCTTTGGATTTCGGAGATCACGCGCCAGGCCGCCATGCGGGGCCAGACCGTGCTCCTGGTCGGGACTGCGGGCAACAAGACCATCAGCGCCGACGGATTGGAGAGGCTGAACGCGCTGCTTTATCGAGGACGGCTGATCGCCTGGGCGCGGGAGGCGGTGGCCCTGATGCGGGCGGGGGAAATCGGCATCAAGGGCCTGGGTTTCTGGAGCTTGAGGCCGCTGATGACCGGGGCCCTGGAAGAGCGGTTGAGTTCTCTGTTCGGCCGCCGGAACCTGAGCCTTCGGGACTATTCCCCCCTGCGTCCCGATCGTCTGGCGCGCTTTCTGGAGGACCGGCCGCCCGAGGCGCGGGGCGGCAACCGTGTCGTCGGGCGGAACGCGCTGGACCGCGTGCACCAGACGCTTCTGGTTTTCCCTCAACAGGAAGCGGTGACCCTCAGTCGGAAAGGGATGCTGGCCAGCCATGGCGTCGACCATCGCGACCCGACCGCCGATCGCCGGTTGATCGAGCTGTCGCTGGCCCTGCCGGATTCGTTGCTGCTGCGGAACGGCCAGAAGAAATGGCTGTATCACCAGGTGTTTGCGGACCGCGTTCCCCCTGAAATCCGGCTCAACCGGCGCAAAGGCCTGACCGGGGCCGATTGGGCGGAACGACTGCTTCGCGCCCAGGCAAGCCTGCAAGGGGAACTCGACCGCGGGGCGGCCTGCGCCAACGCCCGGGACCTGCTCGACCTGGATGTGCTGACCACCCTGCCGGCCAGCTTGCCGGATCCCGCGACGGCCAGGGGGCCGGTCATGCACACCTATCGATTGAGGATGCTGCGCGGCCTTTCAGCGGCTCATTTCCTGCGGCGCGTCGACGGGGGCAATCTCTGACGGCCCCGTCGGGCGTCACGGCTCGGCACAAACATCGATGGCGACGGCGATCCGCAGCCCCGGCTGTTTCAATGGCCTGGTCCAGTGCAGGGCGTAGGACGGCATCATCACCAGGCGCCCGGGAACCGGCGCAAATCTCAGCATCCGCCATCCCGGCGCCTCGGCGGGGATGAAATCATAGCGGCCGATATACAACGCCCCCTGATCTTCGCCAGGCGCCAGCGCCACCTCGGGCACCGCCGCATAGAAGACGCAGGTGATCCAGCCGCGGTGATGCTTGTGCGGAAGCGCGTGGCCGCCGTCGTGGGAGATCACGCTCCAGGTGTCGAGCCGATAGCGGGCGGGACCGGCGCCCATAGCGGCATGGACCTGCGCGCCAAGCTCGGCGCGGTAGCGATCGACCCGCTCCCGCACCGCCGTCATCAGGTCGGTGATCGCCGGTTCGGCGATCCGGTGGACATGGTCGATCCGGGTGCTGCTGAGGATGGCCTGATCACGTTCATGATAGGTGCCGGTGTCCAGCCGGTCCAGCAAGGCCCGGGCGACCGCGCCCGGATCCACGATGGTCCCGCCATCAGAACCGTCGGTCAGATCGTGACACCGGATAAAAGCGGGATCCAGGATCCGCCCCACTTCGTCGTAATCCCCCGCCCGCACCAGCAGAGCGAGATAGCGCTCCACCATCAGGCTGCCGACGCGGCCGCCGGCGAACAGTCCCCGGTACTCGTCCAG
The window above is part of the Tistrella mobilis genome. Proteins encoded here:
- a CDS encoding asparagine synthetase B family protein, which gives rise to MQAALAVYGPDRSGLWDDGDVALGCRLKRLLPEDRLDRQPATSADGRFALVADVRLDNRPELAAELGISAGRLAAMADSALLLAAWEAWGEAGINRLYGDFAFAVWDGRARRLSLVRDFPGMRPLFLHQGRGWIGFASMAKGLHALPDVPVAADLETLCHYLLVMPRAGTNSFFTGIQRVEPGHITVVEADGAVRSTPWWRPPGKLPEPADPRELVETFRATFDRAVADRLRAVGPAASTLSAGLDSSAVTATAAELLAPSGRRLTAYTHVPLPGVPLEQNPGRFGDEGPLARLLASRHPNIDHVEVDAADRHIGDDLDRRFYYAEAPALNLCNTLWISEITRQAAMRGQTVLLVGTAGNKTISADGLERLNALLYRGRLIAWAREAVALMRAGEIGIKGLGFWSLRPLMTGALEERLSSLFGRRNLSLRDYSPLRPDRLARFLEDRPPEARGGNRVVGRNALDRVHQTLLVFPQQEAVTLSRKGMLASHGVDHRDPTADRRLIELSLALPDSLLLRNGQKKWLYHQVFADRVPPEIRLNRRKGLTGADWAERLLRAQASLQGELDRGAACANARDLLDLDVLTTLPASLPDPATARGPVMHTYRLRMLRGLSAAHFLRRVDGGNL
- a CDS encoding putative 2OG-Fe(II) oxygenase; its protein translation is MLDGGAANHLAAEALLRCRRGDVEGGLIAYGRILRDGGANAVPVAVHARMLAAAGLPEVAERLVILGFRHGADMSIHGAFGDAADRYELDKALDEYRGLFAGGRVGSLMVERYLALLVRAGDYDEVGRILDPAFIRCHDLTDGSDGGTIVDPGAVARALLDRLDTGTYHERDQAILSSTRIDHVHRIAEPAITDLMTAVRERVDRYRAELGAQVHAAMGAGPARYRLDTWSVISHDGGHALPHKHHRGWITCVFYAAVPEVALAPGEDQGALYIGRYDFIPAEAPGWRMLRFAPVPGRLVMMPSYALHWTRPLKQPGLRIAVAIDVCAEP